A stretch of Synechococcus sp. WH 8020 DNA encodes these proteins:
- the kaiB gene encoding circadian clock protein KaiB, translating into MSPRKTYILKLYVAGNTPNSMRALKTLRNILETEFKGVYALKVIDVLKNPQLAEEDKILATPTLSKILPPPVRRIIGDLSDRERVLIGLDLLYDELVDNDLSSSLMDALEVPDIEEADS; encoded by the coding sequence ATGAGCCCTAGGAAGACTTATATCCTCAAGCTGTATGTGGCAGGAAACACACCAAATTCGATGCGTGCACTCAAAACGCTTCGCAATATTCTTGAAACTGAATTCAAGGGTGTCTACGCCCTAAAGGTCATTGATGTCTTGAAAAATCCTCAGCTTGCAGAAGAAGACAAAATTCTGGCAACCCCCACGTTGTCCAAAATTCTTCCGCCTCCTGTGCGTCGGATTATTGGTGATCTTTCTGATCGCGAACGCGTGCTGATCGGACTTGATCTTCTTTACGACGAGCTTGTTGACAACGACCTCAGCTCTTCCCTGATGGACGCGTTGGAAGTCCCGGATATCGAAGAGGCAGATTCTTAA
- a CDS encoding circadian clock protein KaiA: MTRPALTIAFLLRSPELESACCQWLPGNRYTPVDLGLEDSAVDVVSALERQREAVDAVVIEQSLLQEQTREDLLARGLLFPAVVVGELMGRVDYHPEEVHLPGDQLEQLGYNVDAAISRFLRHGQKDIRPEDGSSESDPVGGQPEGSAWKLSSRLQERLGYLGVFYKRDPSRFLANLPPNEQRELLQSLQRTYRDLLIGYFRDPAAANQALESFVNTAFFGDLPITQTVEIHMNLIDDFWKQLRVEGHKDDFLQDYRLALLDVMAHLCEMYRRSVPGDVPLVPAGSQRRQLQNSEVTL, from the coding sequence ATGACCAGGCCGGCACTCACGATCGCGTTCTTGTTGAGGTCGCCTGAGCTCGAATCGGCTTGCTGTCAGTGGTTGCCTGGTAATCGCTACACGCCTGTGGATCTTGGACTGGAGGACTCAGCGGTTGATGTTGTCTCGGCCTTGGAACGACAACGTGAGGCCGTTGATGCAGTTGTGATTGAGCAATCACTCCTTCAAGAGCAGACACGGGAAGACTTATTGGCTCGAGGTTTGTTGTTTCCAGCCGTTGTCGTGGGCGAGTTGATGGGGCGTGTCGATTATCACCCCGAAGAAGTTCACCTGCCCGGTGATCAGCTTGAGCAGCTTGGCTACAACGTTGACGCAGCGATTTCACGCTTTCTTCGTCACGGGCAGAAAGACATTCGCCCTGAAGACGGATCCTCTGAGTCCGATCCGGTTGGCGGGCAGCCTGAGGGAAGTGCTTGGAAGTTGTCGAGCCGCTTGCAGGAGAGGCTTGGCTACCTAGGAGTCTTTTACAAACGAGATCCTTCACGATTTTTGGCCAATCTTCCGCCGAATGAACAGCGCGAGTTGCTGCAGTCACTGCAGCGCACCTATCGAGATCTGTTGATTGGTTATTTCCGTGACCCTGCTGCTGCCAACCAGGCTCTAGAGAGTTTTGTGAATACCGCTTTTTTTGGCGACTTGCCCATTACCCAAACCGTTGAGATCCATATGAATCTGATTGACGACTTTTGGAAACAACTCAGAGTGGAAGGGCATAAAGACGACTTCCTTCAGGATTACCGCCTTGCACTGCTGGATGTCATGGCTCACCTCTGCGAAATGTACCGACGGTCAGTGCCTGGAGATGTTCCCTTAGTTCCTGCCGGGTCTCAACGTCGTCAGCTACAGAATTCGGAGGTGACCTTATGA
- the rplU gene encoding 50S ribosomal protein L21 has product MAETSSSSSQTTPETGSYAIVEASGQQFWVQPNRYYDLDRLHADVDAKITLDKVLLVKNGDVATVGKPYVQGASVELKVMAHRRGQKVIVYKMRPKKKTRRKNGHRQELTRVMVESISVGGKAIS; this is encoded by the coding sequence ATGGCAGAAACCAGCAGCAGCAGCTCACAAACCACCCCAGAGACAGGCTCCTACGCCATCGTCGAGGCCTCTGGACAGCAATTTTGGGTGCAACCCAACCGTTATTACGACCTCGACCGTTTGCATGCAGATGTGGACGCCAAGATCACCCTCGACAAGGTGCTTTTAGTCAAGAACGGTGACGTAGCCACTGTTGGCAAGCCCTACGTTCAGGGCGCCAGCGTGGAACTCAAAGTGATGGCCCATCGTCGGGGTCAAAAGGTCATCGTTTACAAGATGCGCCCCAAAAAGAAGACACGCCGTAAGAATGGTCACAGACAGGAGCTCACGCGAGTGATGGTCGAATCCATTTCTGTCGGCGGCAAAGCGATCAGCTAA
- the rpmA gene encoding 50S ribosomal protein L27, which translates to MAHKKGTGSTRNGRDSNSKRLGVKAYGGETVTAGSILIRQRGTSVMPGVNVGRGKDDTLFALTDGIVKFESIRRGLRNRKRITVAAAE; encoded by the coding sequence ATGGCCCACAAGAAAGGCACAGGCTCAACCCGTAACGGACGCGACTCCAATTCCAAACGCCTTGGCGTTAAGGCCTATGGCGGTGAAACAGTAACGGCTGGCTCGATTCTCATTCGGCAACGCGGCACCTCCGTGATGCCAGGCGTCAACGTTGGTCGCGGGAAGGATGACACCTTGTTTGCCTTGACCGACGGGATTGTCAAGTTTGAGTCGATCCGCCGCGGCCTCCGCAATCGCAAGCGCATCACTGTTGCTGCTGCTGAGTAA
- a CDS encoding high light inducible protein produces the protein MSDQSASRFGFVEFAETWNGRLAMIGFVIGLGTELLTGQGILNQIGL, from the coding sequence ATGTCTGATCAATCAGCCTCCCGCTTCGGCTTCGTGGAATTTGCTGAGACCTGGAATGGACGCCTTGCGATGATTGGATTCGTGATAGGTCTTGGAACAGAGTTACTCACAGGTCAGGGAATTCTGAACCAAATAGGGCTCTGA
- a CDS encoding HEAT repeat domain-containing protein, which translates to MAERFDVLVQGMSENDALKLLLENTLNVQRPADRYFAATRLGLSTTEESLDLLLHAVNRLSTDELYDRITRRKSIEALGRRKDVRAIPALVGVLSCTDTEAVINAITSLVRIGWEPLPDDIDLLLSLLNGEVTLVRAVIQAHIRLKIRNSKSQSLIHELCSHESALVSGAARAYQAKIYGRVDLLDPLVPQLTDLVAGKRRSAVIDLGDAGDESRLSDLVRAPVSMSLRAKSFLEIVDANNSMDTAKNQSLLEQLLTDNPQHLNFKGEWKCDVDPAEIERNLSHRDEARQYGAALSLMTIESNTCLDIINSMQERLWSDYVTHYYLTCIIGLRKFQQKSDLVRAALSETTPQYTKSRIAAAWACLELELYDQMDMIYELSRSAYWRPLRWTCQQVMGRLVEKQQLDYQH; encoded by the coding sequence ATGGCCGAAAGATTTGATGTTCTTGTTCAAGGGATGAGTGAAAATGACGCCTTAAAACTTTTATTGGAAAACACTCTGAATGTTCAGAGACCCGCAGATCGTTATTTTGCAGCAACTAGGCTTGGCTTGAGTACTACTGAGGAATCGCTTGATTTACTTCTTCATGCTGTTAATAGGCTCTCAACCGATGAATTGTATGACAGGATCACGCGTCGAAAATCTATTGAAGCATTAGGAAGAAGAAAAGATGTGCGAGCAATTCCCGCTTTAGTTGGTGTTTTGAGCTGTACTGATACTGAGGCTGTGATTAACGCCATTACTTCCTTGGTAAGAATTGGTTGGGAACCACTTCCAGATGATATTGATCTACTTTTATCACTATTGAACGGTGAAGTGACCCTTGTGCGGGCAGTGATTCAAGCTCACATCAGACTAAAAATTAGAAATTCCAAATCTCAGTCTCTTATCCATGAGCTTTGTTCTCATGAGAGCGCCTTGGTGTCTGGTGCAGCTCGAGCGTATCAGGCAAAGATCTACGGGAGGGTTGATCTTTTGGATCCTTTGGTTCCGCAACTCACTGATTTGGTGGCTGGGAAGCGACGTTCGGCTGTGATTGATTTAGGTGATGCTGGTGATGAAAGTAGACTGTCCGATCTGGTGCGAGCACCAGTCTCTATGTCCCTTAGGGCAAAAAGTTTCTTGGAGATTGTTGATGCCAATAACTCTATGGATACGGCAAAAAATCAATCGCTTCTAGAACAACTTTTAACTGATAATCCCCAACATCTCAACTTTAAAGGTGAATGGAAGTGCGATGTGGATCCTGCTGAAATCGAAAGGAACCTTAGTCACCGAGATGAAGCACGTCAGTATGGGGCCGCTTTAAGTCTCATGACTATTGAGTCAAATACTTGCCTTGACATAATAAACAGTATGCAAGAAAGGTTATGGTCTGATTATGTGACTCATTATTATCTTACATGTATTATTGGTCTGCGTAAATTTCAACAAAAAAGTGATTTGGTTCGAGCTGCTCTCTCAGAAACCACTCCTCAATACACGAAGTCGAGGATAGCAGCAGCTTGGGCATGTCTGGAGCTTGAACTTTACGATCAAATGGACATGATCTATGAACTTTCCAGGTCTGCTTATTGGAGACCTCTTCGTTGGACTTGTCAGCAAGTGATGGGTAGACTTGTTGAAAAGCAGCAATTAGATTATCAGCACTAA
- a CDS encoding helix-turn-helix domain-containing protein: MKLQFAYTDPLQLSETLQAYGQVTRITQLESGEGSYSVSHKKCSSMAIAEISASKPLLYEGWGTSWSVDFNWITPMRKTKYPFGYCEGYDMKTNSLGGLNTFHTNSGDSWGKYSESCSSTACMLDKEILLKNLRDCNASHAIDSLSRSIGLDIDHEAFAQLRRLTRRDLVKGISNPSKYYDLMTICLEEGIHRGYKKKQVKNQRLLAEIVNLSHDSEKMSPPLSLSEVCQLLNAGQASLYRVCQDYFGMGIIEMMTQVRLEEARRAMIYKSTNSSCDINTIREIAIRFGFKHQGRFSRRYFTSFGELPSQTLKRSKLL; encoded by the coding sequence ATGAAATTACAATTTGCTTATACAGATCCATTGCAATTGTCTGAGACTCTTCAGGCCTATGGTCAAGTGACGAGAATTACACAACTTGAAAGTGGTGAAGGTAGTTATTCTGTGTCACATAAAAAATGCTCTAGCATGGCTATAGCAGAGATCAGTGCATCAAAACCACTTTTATATGAGGGATGGGGTACAAGTTGGTCAGTAGATTTTAATTGGATCACGCCAATGCGGAAAACAAAATATCCTTTTGGATATTGCGAAGGTTATGATATGAAAACTAATAGTCTTGGTGGTCTTAATACGTTTCATACAAATTCAGGTGATTCGTGGGGGAAATATTCAGAATCATGCTCTTCAACTGCATGCATGTTGGATAAGGAAATTCTTCTGAAGAATCTTCGAGATTGCAACGCAAGTCATGCCATTGACAGTCTAAGTCGATCTATAGGATTAGATATAGACCATGAAGCTTTTGCCCAATTGCGAAGACTCACCCGAAGGGATTTGGTGAAGGGAATTTCGAATCCATCTAAATACTATGATTTAATGACTATATGCCTTGAAGAAGGAATTCATAGGGGCTATAAAAAGAAACAGGTAAAGAATCAGAGATTACTTGCTGAGATCGTTAATCTTTCGCATGATTCTGAAAAAATGAGCCCACCATTATCCTTATCAGAGGTTTGTCAACTTTTAAATGCTGGCCAAGCTTCTCTCTATCGAGTATGCCAAGATTATTTTGGAATGGGAATTATAGAAATGATGACCCAGGTAAGACTGGAGGAAGCTAGAAGGGCAATGATTTATAAGTCTACGAACTCAAGCTGTGATATTAACACTATTCGTGAAATAGCGATTCGATTTGGGTTTAAGCATCAAGGTAGATTTTCAAGAAGATACTTTACTAGTTTTGGAGAGTTGCCAAGCCAGACACTTAAGCGTTCAAAGCTTTTGTGA
- a CDS encoding AraC family transcriptional regulator, with product MKARKAKEYVFSNLLGMETYCKNHYNDYYSTSNFSCNITQLSKGELQTSSICAPINNVHLEIFKSNQTLLYEEEANQNSIAFCWINNQGKRPGSNTIISGHKMRDLSIAGFNRLNKTGGNTWDIVGANTLLCCMSLKWKIMKEKINQMNAYNAYARIEECIGIDSNSNASIQLKRLFDKHFSKGMTSADEFYDLAIATLEDPCEQQNDITERSESTELIEDLVKLLHEDREGLPPLTIGEITKYLNSEKESVGQVCRSTFNMNILDLIKSIRLEQVKKSYLNPYVPAGLKQFTKKHNALYYGFKNWNSFQLLYFKTFQESPEETIDKASKMSVLVSDLRRGSRA from the coding sequence ATGAAGGCAAGGAAGGCAAAAGAATATGTTTTCAGCAATTTGCTTGGAATGGAAACATATTGCAAGAATCATTATAACGATTACTATTCCACTTCGAATTTCTCTTGCAATATTACCCAGTTAAGCAAAGGTGAATTGCAAACGAGTTCAATCTGCGCTCCAATTAACAATGTGCATCTTGAAATATTTAAGTCAAATCAAACATTGTTATACGAGGAGGAAGCAAATCAAAATTCAATTGCATTCTGTTGGATCAATAATCAAGGCAAAAGGCCAGGCAGCAATACTATAATCAGCGGCCATAAGATGAGAGATTTAAGCATAGCAGGGTTTAATCGTTTAAACAAAACTGGTGGAAACACTTGGGACATTGTTGGGGCAAATACTCTCCTCTGTTGTATGAGCCTGAAGTGGAAAATAATGAAAGAGAAAATAAATCAGATGAATGCGTACAATGCATACGCGAGGATTGAAGAATGCATTGGCATTGACTCCAATAGTAATGCGAGCATTCAGCTTAAAAGGCTATTTGATAAGCATTTTTCGAAGGGAATGACATCGGCCGATGAATTCTATGATTTAGCTATAGCAACCCTAGAGGATCCTTGCGAACAGCAGAATGACATAACAGAGAGATCTGAATCAACGGAGCTGATAGAGGATCTTGTCAAGTTATTGCATGAAGATAGAGAAGGTTTACCACCCCTGACGATAGGAGAAATTACAAAATACTTAAACTCTGAGAAGGAATCTGTTGGCCAAGTATGTAGATCCACCTTTAACATGAATATTCTTGATCTCATTAAAAGTATTCGTCTAGAACAAGTTAAGAAGTCATACTTAAATCCATATGTCCCTGCTGGATTGAAGCAATTTACTAAAAAACATAATGCTTTATATTATGGCTTCAAAAATTGGAATTCTTTTCAACTTCTTTATTTTAAGACGTTTCAAGAGAGCCCTGAAGAAACAATTGATAAGGCAAGCAAGATGAGTGTTCTTGTCTCTGACTTGCGTCGAGGGAGCAGAGCATGA
- a CDS encoding Nif11-like leader peptide family natural product precursor, which translates to MSKSQLHAFIDRARSDEQFRARLASMNPQQIIEFAAESGFQFSDEIKGRFINRWKGVYFCPQAIEVGNLCPGLVPPGYKNLIHYAQSTCSSKTLKEEEYDFRAGGVY; encoded by the coding sequence ATGTCTAAGTCTCAATTACATGCTTTTATTGATCGAGCACGTAGTGACGAGCAATTTCGTGCTCGGCTCGCATCAATGAATCCACAACAGATCATAGAGTTTGCCGCGGAGAGTGGCTTTCAATTCTCAGACGAAATCAAAGGGAGATTTATCAATCGCTGGAAAGGCGTTTATTTCTGCCCTCAGGCCATTGAAGTTGGAAATCTATGTCCAGGATTAGTGCCACCTGGCTATAAAAATTTGATTCACTATGCTCAATCTACATGTAGCTCTAAAACTCTTAAGGAAGAAGAATATGATTTCAGAGCAGGAGGCGTTTACTAG
- a CDS encoding class I SAM-dependent methyltransferase → MQSLSNSSRVDIETFLDNGFSVRDHLAQHLQLTLEQVDQRLPDGKDDLAALHPGAFQPDQATEFYESTVGTGHLFELAAWHLSSSDYIADTLRLQEDFARGTVLDFGGGIGTHALAAAALNSVDRVHFVDLNPQNRAFVWSRAVALGLDQKMSVHRDLADLNGQRFDTVVCLDVLEHLPVPSDQLLQFHSLMNADGRALLNWYFFKGYSGEYPFHFDDPDLVDCFFRTLQSRFLEVFHPLLITTRVYKPIAVNT, encoded by the coding sequence ATGCAAAGTCTGAGCAATTCTTCCCGAGTGGACATTGAGACCTTTTTAGACAACGGCTTTTCTGTTCGCGACCATTTGGCTCAACACCTTCAGCTCACGTTGGAGCAGGTGGATCAGCGCCTCCCCGATGGGAAGGATGATTTAGCCGCACTGCATCCGGGGGCGTTTCAACCAGATCAAGCCACGGAGTTTTATGAGAGCACCGTGGGGACAGGCCATCTCTTTGAATTAGCAGCATGGCATCTCAGCAGCTCTGACTACATCGCGGACACGCTTCGTTTGCAGGAGGATTTTGCTCGAGGCACAGTCCTTGATTTTGGAGGAGGTATTGGTACCCATGCCTTGGCTGCAGCGGCATTGAATTCTGTTGATCGTGTTCATTTTGTTGATCTGAATCCACAAAATAGGGCTTTCGTCTGGTCTAGGGCTGTTGCTCTTGGTTTGGATCAAAAAATGTCCGTTCATCGTGATCTTGCCGATCTCAACGGTCAACGTTTCGATACTGTTGTTTGCCTTGATGTCTTGGAACACCTCCCTGTTCCATCGGATCAGCTCCTGCAATTCCATTCATTGATGAATGCTGACGGACGGGCCTTATTGAACTGGTATTTCTTTAAAGGATATAGCGGCGAATATCCTTTTCACTTTGATGATCCTGACCTTGTTGATTGCTTTTTTCGAACGTTACAATCTCGCTTTCTCGAAGTCTTTCATCCGCTTTTGATTACGACTAGGGTCTACAAGCCAATAGCTGTTAACACTTAA
- the truB gene encoding tRNA pseudouridine(55) synthase TruB, which yields MDAPLGFVVIDKPSGLTSHACVSRMRRVLQTKRVGHGGTLDPAVTGVLPIAVGQATRLLPYLPGEKTYRGVIQLGTSTNTDDLEGEVVAIQAWPDLSLEEMDQALNPFRGKLEQCPPQVSAVHVNGERAHARARRGEVMDLPARSVTIHSLSLQHWDRKEGKLTLEVHCSAGTYIRSLARDLGQALGCGGCLGWLRRTQALGFVEAHAIALPLHPNEQSTPAMEPLTLIPPQLALTHLPIRTLSKLERNDWSCGRTIPHQNGDGPTVVLSEDNIMLGIGIANGEDQLRPKVVFEARG from the coding sequence TTGGATGCACCACTCGGCTTCGTGGTGATCGACAAGCCCTCAGGTCTCACCTCCCACGCTTGCGTGAGCCGAATGCGTCGCGTGCTCCAAACCAAAAGAGTTGGTCATGGAGGAACCCTGGACCCAGCTGTGACCGGTGTTCTACCGATTGCCGTGGGCCAGGCCACCCGACTGCTTCCCTACCTGCCAGGCGAGAAAACATATCGAGGTGTGATCCAGCTGGGCACCAGCACCAACACCGATGACCTAGAGGGAGAGGTCGTTGCGATTCAGGCCTGGCCGGATTTAAGCCTGGAGGAGATGGATCAGGCACTCAATCCCTTCCGCGGCAAACTCGAGCAGTGTCCTCCCCAGGTTTCAGCGGTTCATGTCAACGGCGAACGCGCCCATGCCAGGGCCCGCCGCGGTGAGGTGATGGACTTACCAGCACGAAGTGTGACCATCCACTCCCTCTCTCTTCAGCACTGGGATAGGAAGGAAGGCAAGCTCACCCTTGAAGTGCACTGCTCTGCTGGCACCTACATCCGGTCGTTGGCCAGAGATCTAGGCCAAGCCCTGGGATGCGGCGGCTGCCTGGGCTGGCTACGGCGCACCCAGGCGCTGGGATTCGTGGAGGCCCATGCAATTGCACTGCCCTTGCATCCCAATGAACAGAGCACTCCAGCAATGGAGCCACTAACCCTCATCCCTCCCCAACTCGCCTTGACCCACCTACCAATCCGAACGCTCTCCAAGCTCGAACGCAATGACTGGAGCTGCGGACGCACAATTCCCCATCAAAATGGTGATGGGCCCACCGTTGTTCTCAGTGAAGACAACATCATGCTGGGTATTGGAATCGCCAACGGCGAAGACCAGCTCAGACCCAAGGTCGTGTTTGAAGCGCGCGGCTGA
- a CDS encoding YebC/PmpR family DNA-binding transcriptional regulator, with amino-acid sequence MAGHSKWSQIKRTKAVIDGKRGALFTRLGREITVAARNGADPNGNFQLRTAITKARSAGLPAGNIERAIAKGSGQGEAGSSLELIRYEGYGPEGMAVLVEALSDNRNRTAAEVRLAFSKHGGKLGETGCVSYLFEHRSEVRLEGHCEEEPLLENLLELEAEGYILQSDGSTMVHGGFEALEQLQQGLHDRGWNVLDWEHCWHPLALLEIEDPDLEESCQRLQEALESLDDVCNVSTNLAPIESSQN; translated from the coding sequence ATGGCTGGCCACAGCAAATGGTCTCAGATCAAACGCACCAAGGCGGTGATAGATGGGAAGCGAGGTGCTCTTTTCACCAGGCTTGGGCGCGAGATCACCGTGGCCGCCCGCAACGGAGCTGACCCCAACGGGAATTTTCAACTCCGAACAGCCATCACGAAAGCCCGTTCGGCAGGATTACCAGCAGGCAACATTGAGCGGGCCATTGCCAAAGGATCGGGCCAAGGGGAGGCAGGATCCAGCCTGGAATTGATTCGATACGAGGGGTATGGCCCTGAAGGCATGGCAGTCCTAGTGGAAGCACTCAGCGACAACCGAAATCGCACGGCGGCCGAAGTGCGTCTGGCGTTCAGCAAACACGGAGGAAAGCTCGGTGAAACCGGTTGCGTGAGTTATCTCTTTGAACATCGCAGCGAGGTGCGACTCGAAGGACATTGCGAAGAAGAACCACTGTTAGAGAATCTTCTCGAACTCGAGGCAGAGGGATATATCTTGCAAAGTGATGGAAGCACCATGGTTCATGGTGGCTTCGAGGCTCTCGAACAGCTTCAACAAGGGCTGCATGATCGTGGGTGGAACGTATTGGATTGGGAGCACTGCTGGCACCCCTTGGCACTTTTGGAGATCGAAGACCCAGATCTTGAAGAAAGCTGCCAACGCTTACAAGAAGCCTTGGAGTCGCTCGATGATGTCTGCAACGTGAGCACCAACCTTGCACCAATCGAATCGTCCCAAAATTAG
- a CDS encoding DUF3303 domain-containing protein: protein MTFLMHWTFKTGYHAIAAKKFLSTGAPFPECKSWKRFHGPGSVEGWILVEADNADACYEHAAEWAECLDWEVTPVHTDDQAGPFMAKVYS, encoded by the coding sequence ATGACCTTTTTGATGCATTGGACATTCAAAACTGGTTACCACGCAATTGCGGCGAAAAAGTTTTTATCAACAGGTGCGCCATTCCCGGAATGCAAATCATGGAAGCGGTTTCACGGTCCTGGCTCGGTAGAAGGCTGGATTTTGGTTGAAGCAGATAATGCTGATGCCTGCTACGAACACGCGGCTGAATGGGCAGAGTGCTTGGACTGGGAAGTAACACCTGTTCATACTGACGACCAGGCAGGTCCCTTCATGGCCAAGGTTTACAGCTGA
- a CDS encoding cupin domain-containing protein — MNTASTTKYFRSRRTTQIFSSLSLSLTLSLLSPLLAKSHDEHSTSHGVKIEELANSSKMWNGNMLPNYPDGQPKIKILRIQVPSGMTLPWHYHPVINAAVILEGTLELKLKDGSQKIYRKGDALIEVVNTIHAGTALGNVDVDLIVFYAGEKAMPTTVLTHPQTSP; from the coding sequence ATGAACACTGCCTCAACAACAAAATATTTCAGAAGTAGACGAACAACTCAAATATTCTCCTCTTTATCTTTATCCCTTACATTATCACTATTGTCACCATTACTTGCAAAAAGCCATGACGAGCATTCTACAAGCCATGGAGTCAAGATTGAAGAATTAGCAAACTCCAGCAAAATGTGGAATGGCAACATGCTGCCTAATTATCCCGATGGGCAGCCCAAGATCAAAATCCTTCGGATCCAAGTGCCAAGCGGAATGACCTTACCCTGGCACTACCATCCTGTGATCAATGCAGCAGTGATTCTAGAAGGGACATTAGAACTCAAATTAAAAGATGGCAGTCAAAAGATTTACAGAAAAGGTGATGCTTTGATTGAAGTCGTCAACACGATTCATGCCGGGACAGCCTTAGGCAATGTAGATGTAGATCTAATTGTTTTTTATGCGGGAGAGAAGGCAATGCCCACAACAGTTCTCACTCATCCGCAGACCAGTCCGTAA